In Cicer arietinum cultivar CDC Frontier isolate Library 1 chromosome 1, Cicar.CDCFrontier_v2.0, whole genome shotgun sequence, one DNA window encodes the following:
- the LOC101515484 gene encoding probable glutathione S-transferase parA translates to MADEVILLNFWPSPYGMRVLVALEEKGIKYENREEDFSNKSLLLLQMNPIHKKIPVLIHNGKSICESLNIVEYIDEVWNDHSPLFPSDPYQRSQAKFWANYIDTKIYEIGMRYAKSKGEEKEAAKKELLEGLQVLEEQLGNKPYFGGDNFGFVDVALVPLLNMLYTFTFAGKFIHDEKYPNITSWAKRCAQKESVSKSIPQEDKVKRFVDEKRLVLNKD, encoded by the exons ATGGCAGATGAGGTGATCCTATTGAATTTTTGGCCAAGTCCTTATGGCATGAGGGTCCTAGTTGCATTAGAGGAAAAGGGCATCAAGTATGAGAACAGAGAAGAGGATTTCAGCAACAAGAGCCTTTTACTTCTACAAATGAACCCAATTCACAAGAAAATACCAGTTTTAATCCACAATGGCAAATCCATTTGTGAGTCACTAAATATTGTTGAATATATTGATGAGGTTTGGAATGATCATTCTCCATTGTTTCCTTCTGATCCTTACCAAAGATCCCAGGCTAAATTTTGGGCTAACTACATTGACACTAAG ATATATGAGATTGGTATGAGGTATGCAAAATCTaaaggagaagaaaaagaagcTGCAAAGAAAGAATTGCTTGAGGGTCTTCAAGTGTTGGAAGAACAACTAGGAAACAAACCTTATTTTGGTGGAGACAACTTTGGCTTTGTCGATGTGGCACTTGTTCCATTGCTTAACATGTTATATACCTTCACTTTTGCTGGCAAATTCATCCATGATGAAAAGTATCCCAATATCACTTCTTGGGCTAAAAGGTGTGCTCAAAAAGAGAGTGTATCCAAGTCTATTCCTCAAGAGGATAAGGTGAAACGTTTTGTAGATGAGAAAAGACTTGTACTTAACAAGGATTAG
- the LOC101515160 gene encoding probable glutathione S-transferase, which produces MADQVILLDFWPSPFGMRLRIALAEKGIEFEYREEDLRNKSPLLLQMNPIHKKIPVLVHNGKPICESLIAVQYIDEVWNHKSPLLPSDPYQRSQARFWADYVDKKIYDAGRNIWTKKGEEQEAAKKEFIDALKLLEQELGDKTYFGGDKLGFVDVALIPFYTWFKGYETFGNFIVEKECPKFIAWAKRCMQIESVSKSLPDQEKVYEFIVDIRKKIGIE; this is translated from the exons ATGGCTGATCAAGTTATTCTTCTAGATTTCTGGCCAAGTCCATTTGGAATGAGACTCAGAATAGCCCTTGCTGAAAAGGGTATCGAATTTGAGTACAGAGAAGAGGATTTAAGGAACAAGAGTCCTTTGTTGTTACAAATGAACCCTATTCATAAGAAAATTCCAGTTCTTGTTCATAATGGTAAACCAATTTGTGAATCACTGATTGCTGTTCAGTATATTGATGAGGTTTGGAATCATAAATCTCCTTTGTTGCCTTCTGATCCTTATCAGAGATCACAAGCTAGATTCTGGGCTGATTATGTTGATAAGAag ATATATGATGCTGGAAGGAACATTTGGACCAAAAAAGGAGAAGAGCAAGAAGCTGCCAAGAAGGAATTCATAGATGCACTTAAATTGTTGGAACAAGAGCTAGGAGACAAGACTTATTTTGGTGGAGACAAGCTTGGTTTTGTGGATGTAGCACTCATTCCATTCTACACTTGGTTTAAAGGCTATGAAACTTTTGGCAACTTTATTGTAGAGAAAGAGTGCCCAAAATTCATTGCTTGGGCTAAAAGATGTATGCAGATTGAGAGTGTTTCTAAGTCTCTTCCTGATCAGGAAAAGGTCTATGAGTTCATTGTGGATATCAGGAAGAAGATAGGCATTGAGTAG